From a region of the Tenggerimyces flavus genome:
- a CDS encoding helix-turn-helix domain-containing protein: MTQDDKGAARESGVTSSPRLRAAKTLSQASADRAGTPGTPTRRRPPSIGDGVIAGHVLRIARETVRATREQFAEQLGVDIETVKAWETGRRPLVNASGKVIRHVRLHLRRSGVAPRLIGLLEPAMEADLFYEQVVAGEDPRCWVLANVVGWRELFELIFWPITGRAPAAIRNLADVTSLQPLRPGELSIFFDHLQRGADRPLTGPLLRRQAYFLSGVDRRSDSKSWLASVERDGLVSGAGKEWPGGWATLRSLAVARACQGDPGLLQSFISRHLADDDLAETASIVYWAYWLEPPEGGAESDTFMSTTHPDQVPLGKLLRHLAAQLSESQPFVDLSVHSTDALIRRYPRLLLSDREAAAGLANTAASLLDGGTGYAPTRRALDRIHYTAKFARESV, from the coding sequence ATGACACAGGACGATAAAGGCGCGGCTCGTGAGTCGGGAGTGACCAGCAGTCCACGCTTGCGGGCAGCGAAGACCCTGTCGCAAGCCTCAGCGGACCGTGCGGGTACTCCCGGTACCCCCACACGGAGGCGACCGCCATCGATCGGCGACGGGGTCATCGCCGGTCACGTGTTGCGGATCGCACGAGAGACTGTGCGTGCCACCCGTGAACAGTTCGCTGAGCAGCTCGGTGTGGACATCGAAACCGTCAAGGCATGGGAAACCGGGCGTCGCCCGCTAGTGAACGCTTCTGGCAAAGTCATTCGGCATGTGCGACTTCACCTTCGTCGAAGTGGTGTTGCGCCCCGGCTCATAGGACTCCTCGAACCTGCGATGGAGGCGGATCTGTTCTACGAGCAAGTTGTGGCGGGCGAGGATCCCAGGTGTTGGGTTCTTGCGAATGTGGTCGGGTGGCGCGAGTTGTTCGAGTTGATCTTCTGGCCGATCACGGGACGAGCGCCGGCAGCGATTCGAAACCTCGCGGACGTGACGTCTCTGCAGCCCCTGCGTCCGGGCGAGCTGTCGATCTTCTTCGACCACCTGCAGAGAGGTGCCGATAGACCGCTGACCGGACCGCTTCTGCGCAGGCAGGCGTACTTCTTGTCGGGCGTCGATCGGAGATCCGACAGCAAGAGCTGGCTCGCGAGCGTGGAACGCGACGGGCTTGTCTCCGGAGCCGGGAAGGAATGGCCAGGCGGCTGGGCAACGTTGCGTAGCTTGGCCGTTGCGAGAGCGTGTCAAGGCGACCCGGGACTTCTCCAGTCATTCATCTCGCGTCACCTGGCCGACGACGACTTGGCCGAGACAGCAAGCATCGTGTACTGGGCGTACTGGCTCGAACCACCGGAGGGGGGTGCGGAGTCGGACACTTTCATGTCGACCACTCATCCTGATCAGGTTCCACTCGGGAAGCTGCTGAGACATCTCGCCGCCCAGCTGTCCGAATCCCAGCCGTTCGTTGACCTGAGTGTGCATTCAACCGATGCATTGATTCGTCGCTACCCTCGCCTTCTGCTGAGCGATCGAGAAGCCGCGGCCGGCCTGGCCAACACGGCAGCTAGTCTCTTGGACGGTGGAACTGGCTACGCA